The Salmo trutta chromosome 6, fSalTru1.1, whole genome shotgun sequence genomic sequence atctgtgattggttcccatgcaatagatagacagtagatctgtgattggtttcccatgcaatagatagacagtagatctgtgattggttcccatgcaatagataaacagtagatctgtgattggtcccatgcaatagatagacagtagatatgtgattggttcccatgcaatagatagacagtagatctgtgattggttcccatgcaatagatagacagtagatatgtgattggttcccatgcaatcgatagacagtagatatgtgattggttcccatgcaatagatagacagtagatctgtgattggttcccatgcaatagatagacagtagatatgtgattggttcccatgcaatagatagatagacagtagatctgtgattggttcccatgcaatagatagatagacagtagatctgtgattggttcccatgcaatagatagacagtagatctgtgattggttcccatgcaatagatagacagtagatctgtgattggttcccatgcaatagatagatagacagtagatatgtgattggttcccatgcaatagatagacagtagatctgtgattggttcccatgcaatagatagatagacagtagatctgtgattggttcccatgcaatagacagacagtagatctgtgattggttcccatgcaatagatagacagtagatctgtgattggttcccatgcaatagataaacagtagatctgtgattggttcccatgcaatagatagacagtagatatgtgattggttcccatgcaatagatagacagtagatctgtgattggttcccatgcaatagatagacagtagatctgtgattggttcccatgcaatagatagacagtagatctgtgattggttcccatgcaatagatagatagacagtagatctgtgattggttcccatgcaatagatagacagtagatatgtgattggttcccatgcaatagatagatagacagtagatctgtgattggttcccatgcaatagatagacagtagatctgtgattggttcccatgcaatagatagacagtagatatgtgattggttcccatgcaatagatagatagacagtagatctgtgattggttcccatgcaatagatagacagtagatatgtgattggttcccatgcaatagatagacagtagatatgtgattggttcccatgcaatagatagacagtagatctgtgattggttcccatgcaatagatagacagtagatctgtgattggttcccatgcaatagatagatagacagtagatctgtgattggttcccatgcaatagatagacagtagatctgtgattggttcccatgcaatagatagacagtagatctgtgattggttcccatgcaatagatagacagtagatctgtgattggttcccatgcaatagatagacagtagatctgtgattggttcccatgcaatagatagacagtagatctgtgattggttcccatgcaatagatagacagtagatatgtgattggttcccatgcaatagatagacagtagatatgtgattggttcccatgcaatagatagacagtagatatgtgattggttcccatgcaatagatagacagtagatatgtgattggttcccatgcaatagatagacagtagatctgtgattggttcccatgcaatagatagacagtagatatgtgattggttcccatgcaatagatagacagtagatctgtgattggttcccatgcaatagatagacagtagatctgtgattggttcccatgcaatagatagacagtagatctgtgattggttcccatgcaatagatagacagtagatctgtgattggttcccatgcaatagatagacagtagatctgtgattggttcccatgcaatagatagacagacagtagatctgtgattggttcccatgcaatagatagacagacagtagatctGTGTGTCCAGTTATTTTCTCCAGTCAGACAAGCTTGAGGTGCTGCCATGGAGACAGTACTTTACTCTATGGCTGTCACGTCCTGTGTTACTGCTGCCGGACCCGAATCCTTAGGGGCGAATAGATGCCCCCTCCTCATTGGCTGAAAGCCAGGACTCTATAGGGGGCCCCTGAGACTCTGGGAATAAACCCACAATGAATtctcagacctctctctctctttctctttctcactcactccctctctcactgactaactctttctctctctttctctttctcactccctctctcactgactaactctttctctctctatttctcactcactccctctctcactgactcactcattctctctctcactcactccatctctcactgactcactctctctttctcactcactccctctctcactgactcactcattctctctttccctctgtttctctcaccaTTCTCATTTGAATCAAGAGACAGTGCAAATAGACAGATAATGCTACTTTGAGATGAGTGCTTTTTCCCAAAAGATATTCCTTCAATATGATTATGGATGATTTGAGTGGGATTTTCAGAATAGATGTAGATTAAGTAGAGCAGAAGATACAAGCTGTTTCTATACTCAGTACAGTAGTTCACTCTGTCTGGACCAGAAGATACAAGCTGCTTCTATACTCAGTACAGTAGTTCACTCTGTCTGGACCAGAAGATACAAGCTGCTTCTATACTCAGTACAGTAGTTCACTCTGTCTGGACCAGAAGATACAAGCTGCTTCTATACTCAGTACAGTAGTTCACTCTGTCTGGACCAGAAGATACAAGCTGCTTCTATACTCAGTACAGTAGTTCACTCTGTCTGGACCAGAAGATACAAGCTGCTTCTATACTCAGTACAGTAGTTCACTCTGTCTGGACCAGAAGATACAAGCTGCTTCTATACTCAGTACAGTAGTTCACTCTGTCTGGACCAGAAGATACAAGCTGCTTCTGTACTCAGTACAGTAGTTCACTCTGTCTGGACCATAACTCATAAACTAATTGATTGTTCTTATATAACAGAAAAAAACATTATAAACTGAAATGAGTTGTGAGATTTAAACATATTGCTGGTTTTATTATTTGTTGTCAAGGAGAAAACATGACTGGTGTCCCTGCTTGGCGGTGGACGGGTTCTGGTTGGTTCCGTCTAGTACAGGTTCTTCTGCACGTGGCTGGTGATGTACTTGACCGCCAGCATGGTCTCCTCACAGGTGGGCTTGATCTGAGATTCAGGCAACAGGAAGCCGTAGCGCCCGGTGTCACGTAGCTCAAACGTGTAGGAGTACTTCACCCCAAGGTCGTAGGCCCAGTCGTCAGAGCCACCGGCAGCAGggtctggagaggaggagatatCAGGAGAAACATATTATGGATTCATATCCTGGAGTATCGCGCTATAGCtagcacactacacactacacactacacactacacacagctaaaTATAGATCAAAGCAGAGTCtgacagaagaggagagacatAGGCCTAATCACTCAGTCACTATGGGTTCATATCCTGGATGATCGAATGTAGAGCTATACTGTAGCTACCACAGCTCTCAATAACAGGTGATGTAAAGCATAAAGGCCACAGCCCTGATCTAGCCATGGTCTTGTACTCACAAATGGTAGCAGCTCCAGGGCCGCTGGTGTACTGGGTTCCATGCAGACTACGGAGAGCCTCGGAAGCTCCCTCAGCAACAGTCATCTACAgcaggagagacagagtgagacagagagagacagagagagagagacagagagagacagagagagacagagagagagagacagagagacagagagagagagagggacagagacagagagaacgagagtgggacagagagagaggaggacgacgctgctagagagagagaggggacagagNNNNNNNNNNNNNNNNNNNNNNNNNNNNNNNNNNNNNNNNNNNNNNNNNNNNNNNNNNNNNNNNNNNNNNNNNNNNNNNNNNNNNNNNNNNNNNNNNNNNTTTAGGTTCCAggaaggttctgagaacattttgcTTTAGTTCCTTCATAGttttccatgtttttttttaaattaatgctCTGAGAATGTAATTATAGGATATTTGGAGGTTTTTTAATAAAACCTACCAtgaataacactgctagcttattttgggttaactttttttaaaactccaagcacagataagaaacatggaaattaatttcctTAAGCATTGATCTTGCAAACAGATTTATTTTTATTGTGACATGGCATCAGAGATTTTAAACTATAAttttctgttctctatccaatgGAGTTAGTCCAgtgcgccaccaggatggagctagtaTGCCATGTTTTTTAAATAAGCGctcacctgaacacacttaacaagatagagaatagagagagttTTCTTGATGCTGAGAACAGAAACGTTACTGAAGTTCTCTTGTGGTTTTTTTCTCAATGTTCCACCAGTAGGAAACAtaatgctgaagtactgaaattatCACAGAAAAACATTCCCGGAACTATtcgagaacattcccaatgtcaaaccagttggagaacgttgccaaaattaaaattaaaaggtcacactttatttggacagTCTGGATTTCTCATGTGTAGATGCTCTAGAGATGGTCATACTTtaaacaaactatctgttgataaggaactgcttgctaaggttacgattagggttaggtttagaataaaggaaaggggggatacctagtcagatgcacaactgaatgcattcaactgaaatgtttctCTGCATTTAACCACTCCTAATCATAGAGGTGCAGGATAAggattaaggtaagggttaagtttaggattaggctaagggttaagtttaggattaggctaagggttaagtttagggtcaggataagggttaaggtaagggttaagtttaggattaggctaagggttaagtttaggattaggataagggttaggtaagggttaagtttagcattaggctaagggttaaggtaagggttaaatttagggttaagataagggttaaggtaagggttaagtttaggattaggattaggctaagggttaaggtaagggttaagtttaggattatgttaagggttaaggtaagggttaagtttagggttaggctaagggttaaggtaagggttaagtttaggattaggctaagggttaaggtaagggttaagtttaggattaggctaagggttaaggtaagggttaaattTATGATTAggctaagggttaaggtaagggttaggataagggttaaagttaggtttagagctagggttattagatagttagttgaaatgttactgatagtctgtagagtatctacagatggactatccaaataaagtctTACCAAATTCAATTTACcaattcttttacttttaggaaacgttctgttaaagtaataataaaattatgttttttttcctatgttccttaaatgtgctgagaaagTTTCCGAAACTATTTTGCGCCATTCCCAGAACGTTGTGgtaaggttgtatgcaaaataaccataggacaaccacgctctcaccaatctctaagaaacatatggttctcagaacgttttgCGCCAACTGGGTAATTGAACACATTTTATAGATCTCAAGGAACATTAATGAACATATCAGTATACAGTCGTCCACATGGGCATTCACGAGGTCTCCATTCGTCACCAATAAGCCACATGGCAGCATAGATTGCAACATACAGAGTCTATCTTCATAATTTTCTAAGTATAATTTTCCATGTCATATTCTGAGATTGTGTGATTTGAAACACCAAAATAAAAAGGTCGATATTTTACCCGTCGAAACGCGTCACCTCAGCCAGGGCCACTGCCACAAATCCTAGAAGCAGAAGAATCTTCATCATGTTGCCAGTGAAGCTGTCTTCATCAATCCCCATCCTTTATAACCCctgatcctctccctctccaccaatCACAAGCCTCTGTGCCTCCACCCACCCCCACTCTCTCCACCACAATCCCCATCCTCAGCCGAGTGGCCCAGTGCTATCTCTCTGTCCAGAAGCCTATCTGACCACCTGTTAGCAGCAGGTGTTAGTCCAGGGATACAGTAGCTTCTCAATGAGAACGTCTTCAATGATTAACAAGCTGTGATGGAATCCT encodes the following:
- the LOC115195185 gene encoding carboxypeptidase B; the protein is MTVAEGASEALRSLHGTQYTSGPGAATIYPAAGGSDDWAYDLGVKYSYTFELRDTGRYGFLLPESQIKPTCEETMLAVKYITSHVQKNLY